The nucleotide sequence GCCCAAATTCTGGGGGGTGGGTGTCGCTAATCCTGGGGGGTGTGTCCCTAATTCTGGGCTTGTTCCCAGTTCGGGGGGTCCCTAATTCTGGGAGGGGTCCCCAGTTCTGGGTGAGGGTCCCCAATTCCGGGTGAGGGTCCCCAATCCCAAAATGGGTTGGGGGTCCCATTTTTATTCCCCCCTCTCTGCCCATCCCCCAGCGGAGCCTGAGGCTACAAACCCAAGGTgagcccctcccccacccctttTGTGaccgccccctccccaaaatccgggggggggggagaccccaaaatatGCAGGGggagccccctccccactggagccccctccccaattgCAGTTTGTGAAACTGAAGCAGGAACTGGAGCGGCGCTTCCCGGGAGCCCTGGACGTGGTGGGGCCGGGgtccccaaatttgggggggtctggggtgATTCGGGGCCGGGgtccccaaatttgggggggtctggggtgATTCGGGGCTGGGGGATCCCacaattttggggtggaatcCAGAGGATTTTGGAGGCAatcctgggatttttggtgtggGGTTCccagggaggattttgggggggatcccggggtttttggggtggggttcccagggaggattttgggggggatcccggggtttttggggtggaatcCAGAGGATTTGGGTGGGGGGTATcccggggtttttggggtggggttcccagggggattttgggggtgatcccgggttttttggggtggaatcCAGAGGATCTGGGGAGGGGATcccggggtttttggggtggggttcccagggggatttttggggggatctggggtttttggggtggggttcccagggggattttggggtctctcagcTGCCCCCCATGCCCCCAGAGCGGCCAGGGCACCCCGGAGGTGACGGGATGGTTTGAGGTGACCGTGGGGGGACACCTGGTCCACTCCAAAAAGGTGGGtgcccctccccccacccccattCTGGGGTCCCcgtccccatttttggggtccctgttccccatttttggggtccctgttcCCCTTTTTGGGGTCCCCGTCCCCATTTTCGGGGTGTCCCCCCCCCAGAACGGCGATGGCTTCGTGGACAGCGACCCCAAACTGCTCAAGATCGTGGCCGCCATTGAGTCCTGCCTGGCCTAGGCCCCACTAGGGGGGCTCTGTCGCGACATGTCGCGATATAGCGCGAGATAGCAGCAGATGTCACCATATATCGGGAGGTATCAGTGAATATCGTGATATAGTGGCAGATATCAGCGGCTATATCGCGATATATTGGGAAATGCCAATGAATATCACGATATAGTGCTGGATATCGGCGGATATATCAGGAGATAGCAAGAGATATCACCAGATATTGCGATATATCAGGAGATACTTGGAGCTATCAGGAGATATCACTGGATATCACGATATAGCAGGAGATATCAGGAGATATCACTGGATATCACGATATATCAGGAGATAATATCATGAGATAGCAGGAGATAATATCAC is from Agelaius phoeniceus isolate bAgePho1 chromosome 36, bAgePho1.hap1, whole genome shotgun sequence and encodes:
- the SELENOW gene encoding selenoprotein W, coding for MAPLRVHVLYCGAUGYKPKFVKLKQELERRFPGALDVSGQGTPEVTGWFEVTVGGHLVHSKKNGDGFVDSDPKLLKIVAAIESCLA